One genomic window of Procambarus clarkii isolate CNS0578487 unplaced genomic scaffold, FALCON_Pclarkii_2.0 HiC_scaffold_97, whole genome shotgun sequence includes the following:
- the LOC138360134 gene encoding uncharacterized protein encodes MGKVLQKCKLIVWDECPITHKKPLEALDRSVQDLRGNIRPFGKLLAGDFRQTLPEVPTSIPANEINASLKYSSLWRHVKTLKLTTNMRVELQNDASAKIFSHQFLEFGNGNVPVDLTSGRISLPHHFFNLVKSKEEFVEKVFPNIQTNYMNHDWLNERPLLTAKNKDVYEWVSQVQSQ; translated from the coding sequence atgggaaaagtattgcagaaatgtaaacttattgtttgggatgaatgcccaATTACCCACAAAAaaccgctcgaggctcttgatcgatcagtgcaagatttgcgtggaaacatcagaccatttgggaaattgcttgcaggagatttcaggcaaaccttacctgaagttcctacaTCGATACCAGCAAACGAAATAAATGCTAGCCTAAAATACTCttctttgtggcgccacgtaaagacgttaaaattaactacaaatatgcgtgtcgaGCTGCAAAACGATGCATCAGctaagatattctcacatcaatttctggaatttgggaacggaaacgtgccggttgatctgacctcaggacgaatttcattgcctcatcacTTCTTCAATTTAGTGAAGTCAAAAGAAGAAtttgttgaaaaagtatttcccaatattcaaaccaattatatgaatcacgattggctgaatgAACGACCTCTTCTtacggccaagaacaaagacgtctacgaatgggtcagtcaggtgcagtcacagtga